A portion of the Streptomyces sp. NBC_01335 genome contains these proteins:
- a CDS encoding esterase/lipase family protein, which produces MSGQQAEQGVGEFAVGGAVHATAPITVPAPRPDEEWELPNGFAHVFYGENNDGIRKPVLLADGFNLGPSDLEKLFRGLDGGEYALLTEIRRSGRDVVLIGYDERSASILDNAKTVTAAIQRTIAEREGNAPLTVGGFSMGGIITRYVLAKLEGQGIDHQTALYFSYDSPHRGAVIPIGLQAFSSFIPLANKFAQQMDSPAAREMLWRHYDRETGSIEAAPEREKFLAELRSVGFWPQRPRLIAVANGRGDGQGPAINPGQVALASVGRLIYPGTTFYTQGEGHEVVVAELKRLFPAAEKTITTSGFPELDGAPGGTLDSYGILAAMLDKFGAEIELNHPDICFVPTVSAVAIRDIDQPDDLYANVDGLPPEESDLDEFLCSSGTTGHTRITEELGGWLLERLP; this is translated from the coding sequence TTGTCCGGTCAGCAGGCTGAGCAAGGCGTCGGGGAGTTCGCGGTCGGCGGGGCGGTCCACGCCACGGCCCCGATCACGGTCCCGGCGCCCCGGCCCGACGAGGAGTGGGAGCTCCCCAACGGCTTCGCCCACGTCTTCTACGGCGAGAACAACGACGGCATCCGGAAGCCGGTCCTCCTTGCCGACGGTTTCAACCTCGGCCCGTCCGACCTGGAGAAGCTCTTCCGCGGCCTGGACGGCGGCGAGTACGCCCTCCTCACGGAGATCCGCCGGTCCGGCCGGGACGTCGTCCTCATCGGCTACGACGAGCGCAGCGCCTCGATCCTCGACAACGCCAAGACCGTCACCGCCGCGATCCAGCGCACCATCGCGGAGCGGGAGGGGAACGCCCCGCTGACCGTGGGCGGCTTCAGCATGGGCGGGATCATCACCCGCTACGTCCTCGCCAAGCTGGAGGGCCAGGGCATCGACCACCAGACGGCCCTCTACTTCTCCTACGACAGCCCGCACCGGGGCGCCGTCATCCCCATCGGGCTCCAGGCCTTCTCCTCCTTCATCCCGCTGGCCAACAAGTTCGCCCAGCAGATGGACAGCCCGGCCGCCCGCGAGATGCTCTGGCGCCACTACGACCGGGAGACCGGGAGCATCGAGGCCGCCCCCGAGCGCGAGAAGTTCCTCGCGGAGCTCCGCTCGGTCGGATTCTGGCCGCAGCGCCCGCGCCTGATCGCGGTGGCCAACGGCCGCGGTGACGGTCAGGGGCCGGCCATCAACCCCGGGCAGGTCGCGCTCGCCAGCGTCGGCCGGCTGATCTACCCCGGCACCACCTTCTACACCCAGGGCGAAGGCCACGAGGTCGTGGTCGCCGAGCTGAAGCGGCTCTTCCCGGCTGCCGAGAAGACCATCACCACCAGCGGCTTCCCGGAGCTCGACGGCGCACCCGGCGGCACGCTCGACTCGTACGGCATCCTCGCCGCGATGCTGGATAAGTTCGGCGCCGAGATCGAACTGAACCACCCCGACATCTGCTTCGTCCCGACCGTGAGCGCCGTCGCCATCCGCGACATCGACCAGCCGGACGACCTCTACGCCAACGTCGACGGGCTGCCGCCGGAGGAGAGCGACCTCGACGAGTTCCTCTGCTCGTCCGGGACCACCGGGCACACCCGGATCACCGAAGAGCTGGGCGGCTGGCTCCTGGAGCGCCTGCCGTAG
- a CDS encoding alpha/beta fold hydrolase gives MSRIRPSHRRTRRALSAVALLAVTAGVVTACGEENSAAAKASPKASPKATASAASGKGQADASKLRMIDSGGHRVAFHITAGHGPAIVLDSGGGEDSSYWKDIVPRLHADTGATVITYDRAGLGQSEAVPGPWDVEGAVSDLKTGLTELGVTDDVILVSHSQAGEVATYFTSENPKMVSGSVLVDANLPPFFTDEEIARLAAASQPEVDAAKKDPDTPANRQLIQTAENFTPAHQAYNKMSWPDSVPADVIVSEKTPFDGSPEDAQRWRDAAASFVQQAPNRTLVTATGSSHDVPKDRPDFVVDQIEKTVSAQG, from the coding sequence ATGTCACGTATCCGCCCGTCCCACCGGCGTACCCGCCGCGCGCTCTCCGCCGTAGCCCTGCTGGCGGTCACCGCCGGGGTCGTCACAGCCTGCGGCGAGGAGAATTCCGCCGCTGCGAAGGCGAGCCCGAAGGCGAGCCCGAAGGCAACCGCCTCCGCCGCCTCGGGGAAGGGGCAGGCGGACGCGTCGAAGCTGCGCATGATCGACAGCGGCGGCCACCGCGTCGCGTTCCACATCACCGCGGGCCACGGCCCCGCCATCGTCCTCGACTCGGGAGGCGGCGAGGACTCCTCGTACTGGAAGGACATCGTCCCGCGTCTCCACGCGGACACCGGTGCGACGGTCATCACGTACGACCGGGCCGGCCTCGGCCAGAGTGAGGCGGTGCCCGGTCCGTGGGACGTGGAAGGCGCCGTCAGCGACCTGAAGACGGGACTCACCGAGCTGGGGGTCACCGACGACGTGATCCTGGTGTCCCACTCGCAGGCCGGCGAGGTCGCGACGTACTTCACCAGCGAGAACCCGAAGATGGTCTCCGGCTCCGTACTCGTCGACGCCAACCTTCCCCCGTTCTTCACGGACGAGGAGATCGCCCGGCTCGCCGCCGCGAGCCAGCCGGAGGTGGACGCCGCGAAGAAGGACCCCGACACGCCCGCGAACCGCCAACTGATCCAGACCGCCGAGAACTTCACCCCGGCCCACCAGGCCTACAACAAGATGTCCTGGCCGGACAGCGTCCCCGCAGACGTCATCGTGTCCGAGAAGACCCCCTTCGACGGATCGCCCGAGGACGCCCAGCGCTGGCGCGATGCCGCGGCGTCGTTCGTCCAGCAGGCGCCGAACCGGACGCTGGTCACCGCGACCGGCAGTTCGCACGACGTCCCGAAGGACCGGCCCGACTTCGTGGTGGACCAGATCGAGAAGACGGTGTCGGCGCAGGGCTGA